A single window of Salvia splendens isolate huo1 chromosome 6, SspV2, whole genome shotgun sequence DNA harbors:
- the LOC121807268 gene encoding glucan endo-1,3-beta-glucosidase 8-like: MQKITESNHHQNVVILLCVMMMAPSPSSSTSVGVNWGTMATHLLSPSSVVDMLKANGFNKVKLFDADDTILDALSGSPIEVMLAVPNNMLAEMSSDTTAAASWVDANVTSYAHPGGVNIKYVAVGNEPFLKTYNGTYLHQTLPALKNIQEAIDKAGLGSNIKATVPFNADIYNSPDSNPVPSAGDFRPEIRDLTVQIIQYLYSNNAPFVVNIYPFLSLYANVYFPLDFAFFDGSNKPLRDGNNIYTNVFDANLDTLLWSLTRAGYPDMKIMVGEVGWPTDGDRHANVQSAERFNQGLIQHVMSGQGTPLRKGRIDVYLFSLIDEDAKSIDPGSFERHWGIFEFDGKPKYELDLLGSQQNRGLVAVQGVGYMMRRWCVLDPRAKDVEWDLAKNVDYACSLSDCTALGYGSSCNHLSVQGNASYAFNMYYQLKDQNEWDCDFSGLAMITNQDPSDSRCMFPVMIGYGNRPVLMLRRELVSILLMVAEGCVVFLLLVS; this comes from the exons ATGCAGAAAATCACAGAGTCAAATCATCATCAAAATGTGGTAATTTTGTTGTGTGTGATGATGATGGCACCATCACCAAGCAGTAGCACTAGCGTGGGAGTGAATTGGGGCACAATGGCAACACACCTATTGTCTCCTTCGAGCGTCGTTGATATGCTGAAAGCCAATGGTTTCAACAAGGTGAAGCTCTTCGACGCCGACGACACCATCTTGGACGCGTTATCCGGCTCCCCCATCGAGGTCATGCTCGCCGTCCCCAACAACATGCTGGCCGAGATGAGCTCCGACACCACCGCCGCTGCCTCCTGGGTCGACGCCAACGTCACCTCCTACGCTCATCCCGGCGGCGTCAACATCAA GTACGTAGCCGTTGGAAACGAGCCTTTCCTGAAGACCTACAACGGGACCTACTTGCACCAGACGCTGCCGGCGTTGAAGAACATCCAGGAAGCGATCGACAAGGCTGGCCTCGGATCGAACATCAAGGCCACGGTTCCCTTCAACGCCGACATCTACAACTCGCCGGACTCCAACCCGGTCCCATCCGCAGGCGACTTCCGCCCTGAGATACGtgatctaacggtccagatcatccAGTACCTCTACTCCAACAACGCCCCCTTCGTCGTCAACATCTACCCGTTCCTCAGCCTCTACGCCAACGTCTACTTCCCCCTCGACTTCGCCTTCTTCGACGGCTCCAACAAGCCGCTCCGGGACGGAAACAACATCTACACCAACGTGTTTGATGCCAATCTGGATACCCTGCTCTGGTCGCTGACCAGAGCAGGGTACCCAGATATGAAAATCATGGTAGGTGAAGTGGGATGGCCCACTGATGGCGACAGGCATGCAAATGTACAGAGTGCTGAAAGGTTCAATCAGGGTCTAATCCAGCACGTGATGAGTGGACAGGGCACGCCTCTGAGAAAAGGCCGAATAGACGTTTATCTATTCAGCCTGATCGACGAGGATGCCAAGAGCATCGACCCAGGAAGCTTCGAGCGACACTGGGGGATATTCGAGTTCGATGGTAAGCCTAAATACGAGCTCGATCTCTTGGGCTCGCAGCAGAATAGGGGCCTCGTGGCCGTGCAAGGGGTGGGTTATATGATGAGGCGGTGGTGCGTGTTGGACCCACGCGCCAAGGATGTGGAGTGGGATTTGGCGAAGAATGTGGACTATGCATGCAGCCTGTCTGATTGCACGGCATTGGGGTACGGCTCGTCGTGCAATCATTTAAGCGTGCAGGGGAACGCGTCGTACGCGTTCAACATGTACTACCAGCTCAAAGATCAGAATGAGTGGGATTGCGATTTCTCGGGGCTCGCGATGATCACGAACCAGGACCCCTCGGATAGCAGATGCATGTTTCCTGTGATGATTGGCTATGGAAATCGTCCTGTGCTGATGCTGCGGAGGGAATTGGTTAGCATTTTGCTTATGGTTGCTGAAGGCTGTGTTGTGTTTTTGCTTCTTGTGTCTTAA
- the LOC121808564 gene encoding ABC transporter G family member 32-like, with product MWSSAENLSARSESFREDGDDEEALRWAALERLPTYRRVRRGIFRNMVGDSKEINVEEMLAEEQRIVLGRLVDSVDGDWEKFFSRVRRRFDRVDLDFPKVEVRFHHLKVESSVHIGSRALPTISNFVINMAEALLRQLKIYSGDRMKLTILDDVSGIIRPGRLTLLLGPPSSGKSTLLLALAGQLKSDLKVSGKVTYNGHGLNEFVPQRTSAYVSQQDWHAAEMTVRETLDFSARCQGVGSKYDMLMELTRREKLSGTKPDEDLDIFIKALSLVGKDTNISVEYILKILGLDICADTLVGDEMIKGISGGQKKRLTTGEILVGPSRVLFMDEISNGLDSSTTYQIIKYLRHSTHALEGTTMISLLQPAPETYELFDDVILLSEGKIVYQGPRTAVLQFFAYMGFHCPERKNVADFLQEVVSRKDQEQYWALPDQPYRYVSVMKFSEAFSSYNLGKNLSDEMDIPYDKRYSHPAALSTSRYGIKKMDLLRTNFHWQLLLMKRNMFIYVFKFVQLLLVALITMSVFCRTTMSHDTIDDGGLYLGELYFSMVIILFNGFTEVSMLVAKLPIIYKHRDLHLYPCWAYTMPAWLLSIPTSLIESGFWVAVTYFVVGFDPNITRFLRQFLLYFFLHQMSLSLFRLMGSLGRSMIVANTFGSFAMLIVMALGGYIISRDRIPKWWIWGYWVSPLMYAQEAASVNEFLGHSWDKISGDNSTIGLALLKSRSLFPESYWYWIGIGALTAYTILFNSLFTFFLSKLNPLGKRQAVVSKEELDDREKMRKGEPVVIQLRDFLQYSGSFAKKSFKSKGMVLPFEPLSMAFSNISYYVDVPIELKQEGISEEKLQLLNNITGAFRPGVLTALVGVSGAGKTTLMDVLAGRKTGGIIEGNISISGYPKKQDTFARISGYCEQNDIHSPCLTIHESLLFSAWLRLPSDIDLETQKAFVDEVMQLVELIPLKGALVGLPGIDGLSTEQRKRLTIAIELVANPSIVFMDEPTSGLDARAAAIVMRTVRNIVNTGRTIVCTIHQPSIDIFESFDELLLMKRGGELIYAGPLGVKSAKLIEYFEAIDGVPKIKPGYNPSTWMLEVTSTVEETRLGVDFAELYRKSDLYQFNKRLVERLSKPTVDSKDLDFPTKYCRTHFDQFAACLWKQHLSYWRNPQYTAVRFFYTVMIALMLGTICWDFGSKRETQQDIFNAMGSMYAAVLFIGITNATAVQPVVSVERFVSYRERAAGTYSALPFAFAQVAIEFPYVLSQALIYSTIFYSMASFEWTTTKFVWYVFFMYFTMLYFTFYGMMTTAVTPNHNVAAIIAAPFYMLWNLFSGFMIPHKRIPVWWRWYYWANPVAWSLYGLVASQFSDIEAPVKLADGVGTMPTRALLKHVFGFRHDYIGVAGTMVAGFCLLFGVIFAFAIKSFNFQRR from the exons ATGTGGAGTTCGGCGGAGAATTTGTCGGCGCGCTCGGAGTCGTTTAGGGAGGATGGGGACGACGAGGAGGCGCTGCGGTGGGCGGCGCTGGAGAGGCTGCCGACCTACCGCCGCGTCAGGCGCGGGATCTTCCGCAATATGGTGGGCGATTCGAAAGAGATCAACGTAGAAGAGATGCTCGCCGAGGAGCAGAGGATCGTTCTCGGCCGCCTTGTTGATTCGGTTGACGGTGATTGGGAGAAGTTTTTCTCCCGCGTACGACGTCGCTTTGATAG AGTTGACCTGGACTTCCCAAAGGTTGAAGTTAGATTTCACCATTTGAAAGTTGAATCATCTGTTCACATTGGTAGTAGAGCTTTGCCtacaatttcaaattttgtcaTCAACATGGCTGAG GCTTTACTAAGGCAGCTAAAAATATACTCCGGTGACAGAATGAAGTTGACAATTTTGGATGACGTTAGTGGAATAATTCGACCAGGAAG ATTAACGTTATTATTAGGTCCACCAAGCTCTGGAAAGAGTACTCTGCTCTTAGCGTTAGCTGGACAACTCAAATCTGATCTCAAG GTGTCGGGTAAAGTAACCTATAACGGGCATGGCCTTAATGAGTTTGTGCCTCAAAGGACATCTGCTTATGTCAGTCAGCAAGATTGGCATGCTGCAGAGATGACAGTAAGAGAAACACTTGACTTTTCAGCACGTTGTCAGGGTGTTGGTTCTAAATATG ATATGCTTATGGAACTTACAAGAAGGGAGAAGCTCTCTGGAACTAAACCCGATGAAGATCTTGACATTTTCATAAAG GCATTATCTTTGGTGGGGAAGGATACAAACATTTCAGTGGAGTACATTTTGAAG ATTTTAGGATTGGACATTTGTGCTGATACCCTAGTTGGAGATGAAATGATTAAAGGGATCTCTGGTGGTCAGAAAAAGCGCCTGACAACAG GGGAAATATTAGTGGGTCCATCAAGAGTGCTATTCATGGATGAAATATCAAATGGTCTTGATAGTTCAACAACTTACCAAATCATCAAGTATCTTAGGCATTCAACTCATGCACTTGAAGGAACCACTATGATTTCTCTGCTTCAACCAGCTCCTGAGACCTATGAGTTATTTGATGATGTTATTCTCTTGTCCGAGGGGAAAATAGTATACCAAGGACCTCGTACGGCAGTTCTTCAATTCTTTGCATACATGGGTTTCCATTGTCCGGAGCGGAAAAATGTGGCAGACTTCCTTCAAGAA GTTGTTTCGAGGAAGGATCAAGAGCAGTATTGGGCTTTACCTGATCAGCCTTACAGATACGTATCTGTTATGAAATTTTCTGAAGCTTTTAGCTCATACAACCTTGGGAAGAATTTATCCGATGAGATGGATATCCCATATGATAAGCGGTATAGCCACCCTGCAGCCTTATCAACTTCGAGATATGGGATAAAAAAGATGGATCTTCTGAGAACCAACTTTCACTGGCAGTTGCTGCTTATGAAACGCAATATGTTCATCTATGTTTTCAAATTTGTACAG CTTCTTTTGGTTGCTCTGATTACCATGAGTGTCTTTTGCCGGACTACAATGAGCCATGATACAATAGATGATGGAGGACTTTATTTGGGAGAATTGTATTTTTCAATGGTGATAATTCTTTTCAATGGCTTCACTGAGGTTTCCATGTTGGTAGCCAAGCTTCCGATTATTTACAAGCACAGGGACTTGCACTTATACCCTTGTTGGGCGTATACAATGCCTGCATGGCTCCTGAGCATTCCAACATCACTCATAGAATCTGGTTTTTGGGTAGCAGTAACATACTTTGTGGTTGGTTTTGATCCAAACATTACCAG ATTCCTGCGCCAATTTCTACTTTACTTCTTTCTCCATCAAATGTCTCTGTCTCTTTTCCGTCTGATGGGTTCCTTGGGCCGTAGCATGATTGTGGCAAATACTTTTGGATCCTTTGCTATGTTGATAGTGATGGCTCTTGGGGGCTACATCATATCAAGAG ATAGGATTCCTAAATGGTGGATCTGGGGGTATTGGGTTTCTCCATTGATGTATGCTCAAGAGGCTGCTAGTGTGAACGAATTCCTAGGTCATTCCTGGGATAAG ATAAGTGGGGATAATTCAACAATAGGCCTTGCACTGCTAAAATCCCGCAGTTTGTTCCCAGAAAGTTACTGGTATTGGATTGGGATAGGCGCTTTGACAGCCTACACCATCTTATTCAATTCCCTTTTCACCTTTTTTCTCTCAAAGCTAAATC CTCTGGGGAAACGTCAAGCTGTTGTATCTAAGGAAGAGCTTGATGACAGGGAGAAGATGCGGAAAGGAGAACCTGTTGTTATCCAGCTCAGAGACTTCTTACAATACTCAGGATCTTTTGCTA AGAAGAGCTTTAAATCGAAAGGCATGGTGCTTCCGTTTGAGCCACTTTCAATGGCGTTCAGCAATATTAGTTACTATGTGGATGTACCCATA GAACTGAAACAGGAGGGCATATCAGAAGAAAAGTTGCAATTATTGAATAACATTACAGGTGCATTCAGGCCTGGTGTGCTAACTGCACTGGTTGGGGTTAGTGGTGCTGGAAAAACCACCCTTATGGATGTATTAGCAGGTAGGAAGACAGGTGGAATTATAGAAGGAAACATCAGTATATCCGGGTATCCAAAGAAGCAAGATACATTTGCTAGAATATCAGGGTACTGTGAGCAAAATGATATTCATTCTCCCTGCTTAACCATTCATGAATCACTTTTGTTCTCTGCTTGGCTGCGGTTGCCATCTGATATTGACTTGGAAACCCAAAAG GCATTTGTCGATGAGGTTATGCAGCTTGTGGAGCTCATTCCTCTGAAAGGAGCCTTGGTAGGTCTACCAGGGATTGATGGATTATCAACTGAGCAACGAAAACGCCTTACTATTGCTATTGAACTTGTAGCCAACCCATCTATAGTGTTTATGGATGAGCCCACATCTGGGTTGGATGCACGAGCTGCAGCAATTGTCATGAGGACTGTCAGGAATATCGTTAATACGGGAAGAACAATAGTTTGTACGATTCATCAACCCagcatcgacatatttgaatccTTTGATGAG CTTTTGTTAATGAAGCGAGGAGGAGAACTCATTTATGCTGGTCCACTTGGTGTGAAGTCTGCCAAACTGATCGAGTATTTTGAG GCAATTGATGGAGTCCCGAAGATCAAGCCTGGATATAATCCATCGACATGGATGTTAGAGGTTACATCAACAGTAGAGGAAACCCGTCTGGGAGTTGATTTTGCTGAACTTTATAGAAAATCGGACCTATATCA GTTTAATAAACGTTTGGTTGAGAGATTAAGCAAGCCAACAGTTGACTCGAAAGATCTTGATTTTCCAACAAAGTATTGCCGGACACATTTTGATCAATTTGCGGCTTGCCTCTGGAAGCAACACCTCTCTTACTGGCGAAACCCACAATACACTGCAGTTCGGTTCTTCTACACAGTCATGATAGCACTGATGCTGGGAACTATTTGCTGGGACTTCGGTTCCAAAAG GGAAACACAGCAGGACATTTTCAATGCTATGGGGTCGATGTATGCTGCAGTGCTGTTCATTGGAATTACAAACGCCACTGCTGTCCAACCAGTTGTTTCTGTTGAAAGATTTGTTTCATATAGAGAGAGAGCAGCAGGAACATATTCAGCTTTGCCATTTGCATTTGCTCAG GTTGCAATCGAGTTTCCCTATGTACTGTCTCAGGCACTAATTTACAGCACCATTTTTTACTCAATGGCCTCGTTCGAGTGGACAACTACAAAGTTTGTGTGGTACGTCTTTTTTATGTACTTCACCATGTTGTATTTCACCTTCTACGGCATGATGACTACTGCGGTGACACCCAACCACAATGTGGCCGCCATCATCGCTGCCCCTTTCTACATGCTGTGGAATCTCTTCAGCGGATTCATGATTCCTCACAAG AGAATTCCAGTGTGGTGGAGATGGTATTACTGGGCAAACCCTGTGGCTTGGAGTCTATATGGGCTCGTTGCTTCCCAGTTCTCTGATATTGAAGCACCGGTGAAACTCGCTGATGGAGTCGGAACGATGCCAACAAGGGCATTGCTCAAGCATGTATTCGGGTTCAGACATGATTACATCGGCGTTGCAGGAACCATGGTGGCCGGTTTCTGCCTGCTATTTGGCGTTATTTTCGCCTTCGCCATCAAGTCCTTCAACTTCCAGAGGAGGTGA